The following proteins are encoded in a genomic region of Planococcus lenghuensis:
- a CDS encoding RNA polymerase sigma factor: MHREELLKKAAARNKEAFQSWESEERLRIARFGYQNGLSPERAVRFADIVFERLWQQIDGNQAEDLLDLLFTEAAAQIHIEQIRLTTENEQLAFEEDRELHRNVVNLEEEARLPLIFIYFHSLSEEQTAKVLDISLPAVRLQIDESMQHLTAALGLTKDLAEKRLKLLNLSYNRLPFSFAELQEGPSEEEPEMHQESPAPAPAISRKSTIATAAAGVLMAAVIGLSFLYSEPAEEEKTAAESEDVLSADRVEAWRAEYEDTRLEAAQTLGMDVEDFNQFNFVREADEALEEKLGEDMLESMADSPEKAERVYLEVLRQLQLPGDMIDSVRMYPLHSDETQVFLEQIAEKTSELRFRAESILMDYQEELKQFRYEDKLSAEMLMAQRGEVPAEVEELLDSLHAQALMLQVHPNEDRFMIRRNMSELMNSNGLSLSEDNHFYLWILQQAPYYDETGLLYPEQDIEYMLTSMGHALTMADADSRLYSKTESLFSVTFWMLLHGSEKKPAFTEEGEMRPETRQALTGLLKHSSVDPIIYLLLPIVEEMEASGWTASASYEQLEFRDIDKAFELEREGKLAALLPGADLEVGNELLDLQKESGLFSETEELYDAFISDYSDRHLENATAAEVFLLYEYANKQENPEAMWHLLADAILKPELEKYTENWQPSPSLSERYSRIEFNEHQKRREGRVLLAEAHAERRSSEEPMIYQPGPTLQTTETGVWKMVHQLAENVELTNPDQAQNFWTEAKALYDRYTDRQMDSALLKELSPLEVAGLYFTAREAEDFTTMHELLGEAFGAQLTLEQLKQIEADRTDHRPIDEIETLTFFSRSYIANDLPLGELIINYTAGDESIQWHSLSMVFEDGYWQVLY; this comes from the coding sequence ATGCACAGAGAAGAATTATTGAAAAAAGCCGCTGCCCGGAATAAGGAAGCTTTTCAGTCGTGGGAATCAGAGGAGAGATTGCGCATCGCCCGCTTCGGCTATCAGAACGGTCTGTCACCGGAAAGGGCCGTCCGTTTTGCCGACATCGTTTTTGAACGGCTCTGGCAGCAGATAGACGGAAACCAGGCAGAAGACCTATTGGATTTGCTGTTTACAGAAGCCGCTGCCCAAATCCACATTGAACAGATCCGATTAACAACAGAAAATGAACAATTGGCTTTTGAAGAAGATCGGGAATTACACAGGAACGTTGTTAATCTTGAAGAAGAAGCCCGGCTGCCTCTTATCTTCATTTATTTTCATTCTTTGTCAGAAGAGCAGACGGCAAAAGTGCTGGATATTTCTCTTCCGGCTGTTCGATTGCAGATCGATGAAAGTATGCAGCACTTGACAGCAGCATTGGGGCTTACAAAAGATCTTGCTGAAAAACGGCTGAAATTGCTTAACCTTTCCTATAACCGGTTGCCGTTTTCTTTTGCGGAACTTCAGGAAGGGCCGTCCGAAGAAGAACCGGAGATGCATCAGGAGTCACCGGCACCGGCGCCTGCGATCAGCAGAAAGTCAACTATTGCCACAGCTGCTGCCGGGGTGCTGATGGCTGCAGTGATCGGTCTGTCGTTTCTGTATAGTGAGCCGGCAGAAGAAGAAAAGACGGCAGCCGAATCAGAAGATGTGCTAAGCGCTGACAGAGTGGAGGCTTGGCGGGCAGAGTACGAAGATACCCGTCTGGAAGCGGCACAGACGCTTGGCATGGATGTGGAAGACTTCAACCAATTCAATTTCGTGCGTGAAGCTGATGAAGCGCTGGAAGAAAAATTGGGGGAAGATATGCTGGAATCGATGGCTGACTCGCCTGAGAAAGCTGAGCGGGTTTACTTGGAAGTGCTCCGCCAGCTGCAATTGCCCGGGGACATGATCGATTCTGTCCGGATGTATCCACTGCATTCCGATGAGACCCAGGTGTTTCTGGAGCAAATCGCTGAAAAAACCAGCGAATTGCGCTTTCGGGCCGAATCCATATTAATGGATTATCAGGAAGAGCTGAAGCAATTCCGCTATGAAGATAAGCTGTCAGCAGAGATGCTCATGGCCCAGCGGGGTGAGGTGCCGGCGGAAGTGGAAGAACTGCTCGACTCCCTGCATGCGCAGGCATTGATGTTGCAAGTGCATCCCAACGAAGACCGGTTCATGATCCGGCGCAATATGTCTGAGTTGATGAACAGCAATGGATTGTCTCTTTCCGAGGACAACCACTTTTATTTATGGATTCTGCAGCAAGCGCCTTACTACGATGAAACCGGTTTGCTTTACCCGGAGCAGGATATCGAGTACATGCTCACCTCCATGGGTCATGCACTTACAATGGCGGATGCAGACTCCAGACTCTACAGCAAAACAGAATCCCTGTTTTCTGTGACGTTCTGGATGCTGCTGCATGGCTCGGAGAAGAAACCGGCATTTACCGAGGAAGGCGAGATGAGGCCTGAAACCCGCCAGGCGCTGACAGGGCTGCTGAAACATAGCTCAGTGGATCCGATCATTTACCTTCTTCTCCCGATTGTCGAGGAAATGGAGGCAAGCGGATGGACAGCATCCGCGTCTTATGAGCAATTGGAATTCCGGGATATTGATAAGGCATTCGAACTGGAGCGGGAAGGAAAACTGGCGGCACTTCTTCCGGGCGCCGACTTGGAAGTTGGCAATGAACTGCTGGACTTGCAGAAAGAAAGCGGCCTATTCAGCGAAACGGAAGAACTATATGATGCATTCATCTCCGATTACAGTGACCGGCACCTGGAAAATGCGACTGCTGCAGAAGTGTTTTTACTGTACGAGTATGCCAATAAACAGGAAAATCCTGAAGCGATGTGGCATTTGCTTGCAGACGCGATTCTGAAACCGGAGCTGGAAAAATACACGGAGAACTGGCAGCCAAGCCCGTCTTTAAGTGAGCGGTACAGCCGGATCGAATTTAATGAACATCAGAAACGGCGGGAAGGGCGGGTATTACTGGCAGAGGCACACGCCGAACGGCGATCCAGTGAAGAGCCAATGATTTACCAGCCAGGTCCCACATTGCAGACAACAGAGACTGGAGTCTGGAAAATGGTTCATCAGCTTGCTGAAAATGTTGAACTGACAAATCCGGACCAGGCGCAGAATTTTTGGACCGAAGCTAAAGCCCTGTATGATCGGTATACGGACCGGCAAATGGATTCTGCATTGCTGAAAGAACTGTCACCGCTTGAAGTGGCCGGTCTGTATTTCACCGCACGGGAAGCGGAAGATTTCACCACTATGCATGAACTTCTCGGTGAAGCGTTCGGTGCGCAGCTGACACTTGAACAGTTGAAGCAGATCGAAGCGGATCGAACAGATCACCGGCCAATTGATGAAATTGAAACCCTCACTTTCTTTTCAAGAAGCTATATAGCCAACGATTTGCCGCTGGGCGAACTCATCATCAATTACACAGCCGGGGACGAATCGATTCAATGGCATTCCTTGAGCATGGTTTTTGAAGATGGGTACTGGCAAGTGCTGTACTGA
- a CDS encoding iron ABC transporter permease, whose amino-acid sequence MVKGKTKSFVSLTGGFFLLVVLSVFHLTQGQADYTAAELLRNVWTEGQVQDIVVSLRLPRLAVGILAGGALAAAGAALQTLTNNPLAAPSTLGINAGAFFFVVLSAIFFPGLLGTFPFLTALVGAAISATLVVLLSGRQMDPVRVALTGMIVSLLFASLTGAFQLLFENETNGLFLWGAGTLVQLNWNGVLFAAPIITIAYIAILLLAKPMDIFALGEDVASSLGQNVRGVKLATWGAAIVLAAATVSVVGPIGFIGLMAPHIVRMMGIRGHLQIFIHSFLWGSVTLIGADVFGRLIQPGQEVPAGAMTALIGGPWLLYLAWRTARSMKRGDRQMGGTLKPVRITVLVPALLVMLAAAITIAFSFNGSEWTLDWTGSAVWSFRVPRVLTAFIVGVMLAITGVILQGVLRNPLADASVLGVTSMGGAGAMLLLVLFPAVPVAFLPLGAAVGAALALGIILITAWKNNFQPMLVALMGIAISAFGSAATQVFIVKAELAVASALVWLSGSTYAKSWEDVQFALLLFALFIIPAVYVTRSLDTLTFGDEVASGLGLNVRRARVGALIIGVAISTAAVSLVGTIGFIGLVAPHIARRLIGFRHLPLMAVSGLLGGLLLVLADFIGRTVIAPQDIPSGLIVALIGTPYLLYLLRKIK is encoded by the coding sequence ATGGTAAAAGGGAAAACGAAGTCCTTTGTCTCGCTGACAGGGGGCTTTTTCCTGCTTGTTGTATTATCGGTCTTCCATCTGACGCAGGGGCAGGCGGATTATACAGCAGCTGAATTGCTGCGCAACGTGTGGACGGAAGGGCAAGTGCAGGACATTGTAGTGTCGCTGCGACTGCCGCGTCTGGCTGTGGGTATATTGGCCGGAGGTGCCCTCGCTGCAGCCGGTGCTGCGCTGCAGACCCTTACGAATAACCCTCTTGCTGCGCCAAGCACGCTCGGCATCAATGCGGGCGCTTTCTTTTTTGTAGTGTTATCTGCAATTTTCTTTCCCGGCTTGCTGGGAACTTTTCCGTTCTTGACAGCACTTGTCGGTGCTGCGATATCCGCAACGCTTGTTGTGCTGCTGTCCGGCAGGCAGATGGATCCGGTGCGCGTTGCGCTGACCGGAATGATCGTTTCCTTGTTGTTTGCTTCGTTGACAGGTGCTTTTCAGCTGCTGTTTGAAAATGAAACGAACGGACTCTTTTTGTGGGGAGCCGGCACATTAGTCCAACTGAATTGGAATGGCGTGTTATTTGCAGCGCCAATTATCACAATTGCATACATAGCGATCCTGCTGCTTGCGAAGCCGATGGACATTTTCGCCCTTGGAGAAGATGTGGCTTCCTCTCTCGGGCAGAATGTCCGTGGAGTCAAGCTGGCAACGTGGGGTGCTGCGATTGTGCTGGCAGCCGCTACGGTCAGCGTCGTAGGGCCGATCGGATTTATCGGCTTAATGGCACCGCATATCGTCCGGATGATGGGCATCAGAGGGCATCTTCAGATTTTCATTCACTCCTTTCTGTGGGGAAGTGTGACACTGATCGGCGCTGATGTTTTTGGACGCCTCATCCAGCCCGGTCAGGAAGTGCCGGCTGGTGCCATGACGGCGTTGATTGGCGGCCCATGGCTTTTATACCTTGCCTGGAGAACGGCTCGTTCAATGAAGCGCGGTGACCGGCAAATGGGCGGAACGCTGAAACCTGTCCGTATTACCGTGCTTGTGCCGGCGCTGCTCGTCATGCTGGCTGCAGCTATCACTATTGCATTCAGCTTCAATGGCTCGGAATGGACATTGGATTGGACAGGATCGGCTGTGTGGAGTTTCCGGGTGCCGCGCGTGCTGACCGCATTTATCGTCGGCGTGATGCTTGCGATTACCGGGGTCATCTTACAGGGAGTGCTCCGGAATCCGCTGGCGGATGCCAGTGTGCTTGGCGTTACTTCAATGGGCGGTGCGGGTGCGATGCTGCTGCTCGTGCTGTTTCCCGCTGTCCCGGTTGCATTCTTGCCGCTCGGGGCGGCGGTTGGAGCTGCTTTAGCGCTCGGAATTATCCTGATCACTGCCTGGAAGAATAATTTCCAGCCGATGCTTGTGGCATTGATGGGGATTGCCATCTCCGCGTTCGGTTCTGCTGCCACGCAGGTTTTTATTGTAAAAGCGGAATTGGCTGTGGCATCTGCGCTCGTTTGGCTGTCAGGCAGCACCTATGCGAAAAGCTGGGAAGATGTGCAATTCGCTTTGCTGCTTTTTGCCTTATTCATCATTCCGGCCGTTTATGTCACACGGAGCCTGGATACCCTGACATTCGGTGATGAAGTTGCATCAGGCCTCGGGCTGAATGTCCGTCGCGCGCGGGTGGGTGCGCTTATTATCGGTGTTGCGATCAGTACAGCTGCCGTGTCGCTTGTGGGAACCATCGGCTTTATCGGTCTCGTAGCTCCCCATATCGCCCGCCGGCTCATCGGCTTCCGACACTTGCCGCTGATGGCCGTATCCGGATTACTGGGCGGTCTGCTGCTGGTTCTGGCTGATTTCATCGGCCGGACGGTCATCGCGCCGCAGGATATTCCGAGTGGACTCATCGTGGCATTGATCGGAACTCCGTATTTACTGTACTTGCTCCGGAAAATAAAGTAA
- a CDS encoding sigma 54-interacting transcriptional regulator has protein sequence MERPKIDLNPFYEHAIQQAEIGVHAVDTAGTTIIYNRKMKQIEGLESAELMDRSLLELFRFDREDSTLLRVLQTGEPILNVKQTYWNRRGQEITTINDTYPVREREKLIGAIELSRDVTKLERAMYQPLKNNEEPVTFASITAVSTSMQRVVETAKKAAIARLPALLIGESGTGKEFIAEAIHQAAADAGQFYTLYCHSADQELIHQLSLELKELENGTIFCERIDMMPHELQSHLLHVLENCRSNGIYYIASVAGDPVELIASNRLLKELYYFFSSLSIQIEPLRNRKEDIVPFTESYFEKHRLQYGSAIHGLSEEVKRLFFLYDWPGNLKELEMLLDEIASVAAADEIVTPDLLPAHFLQRIQPDGGRKPEDFVVFSKKELIPLDAYLQEAENYYLQKALNMYDGNVTKAAEALGMSRQNLQYRLRKMKKNEGQS, from the coding sequence ATGGAAAGACCAAAAATTGATCTAAACCCTTTCTATGAGCACGCAATTCAGCAAGCAGAAATTGGCGTACATGCGGTTGATACAGCAGGTACAACAATTATTTATAATCGGAAAATGAAGCAGATTGAAGGTTTGGAATCTGCTGAACTCATGGATCGGTCACTGCTGGAATTGTTCCGTTTTGACCGGGAAGACAGCACTTTACTGCGCGTCCTGCAGACCGGGGAACCGATTTTGAACGTGAAACAGACGTACTGGAACCGCCGGGGACAGGAAATTACAACTATCAATGATACTTACCCTGTCCGGGAGCGGGAGAAACTGATCGGGGCGATCGAACTTTCCCGGGACGTTACAAAACTGGAACGCGCCATGTACCAGCCGCTGAAAAACAATGAAGAGCCAGTAACATTCGCCAGCATAACAGCTGTTTCCACAAGCATGCAGCGGGTGGTTGAAACAGCCAAAAAAGCAGCCATTGCCCGGCTCCCCGCTTTACTGATCGGAGAATCCGGCACCGGCAAGGAATTTATCGCTGAAGCGATTCATCAGGCCGCGGCCGATGCCGGTCAATTCTATACATTATACTGCCACAGCGCTGACCAGGAGTTGATCCATCAGCTCTCACTTGAACTGAAAGAGCTGGAAAATGGCACTATATTCTGTGAAAGAATCGACATGATGCCGCACGAGCTGCAGTCGCATCTACTTCATGTCCTTGAAAACTGCCGGTCAAACGGCATTTACTATATTGCCAGTGTTGCAGGGGATCCGGTGGAATTGATTGCTTCCAACCGCCTTTTAAAAGAATTGTACTACTTCTTTTCTTCTCTCTCGATACAGATTGAACCCCTTCGGAACCGGAAGGAAGATATTGTGCCATTCACGGAAAGCTATTTTGAGAAACACCGGCTTCAGTACGGATCCGCCATCCATGGATTAAGCGAAGAAGTCAAACGGCTGTTTTTCCTCTACGACTGGCCAGGCAATCTTAAAGAATTGGAAATGCTTCTTGATGAGATTGCCTCTGTGGCAGCGGCTGATGAAATCGTCACACCTGATTTGCTTCCTGCTCATTTTCTCCAGCGGATTCAGCCGGATGGGGGACGGAAACCGGAAGATTTTGTGGTTTTCTCTAAAAAAGAACTGATTCCGCTCGATGCCTATCTCCAGGAGGCGGAAAATTATTATTTGCAGAAAGCGCTGAATATGTATGATGGAAATGTTACAAAAGCTGCTGAAGCGCTTGGTATGAGCAGACAAAATCTTCAGTACCGGCTTCGCAAAATGAAAAAAAACGAAGGGCAGAGTTAA
- a CDS encoding sodium-dependent transporter, giving the protein MQQREQWTSKIGFILAAAGSAIGLGAIWKFPYETGTHGGSVFILLFIISTLAIGLPVLLAEFVIGRRGQADAVTSFKKLAPGHPWFLIGWSGFFFSFIILSFYSVVGGWILSYLFRSLLFQLSGLGDDAYGNLFTSVIANPWEVLIAQAAFMLLTIWIVQGGIKDGIERASKFMMPALLIFLLILMVRSLTLDGALEGVRFMFVPDWSFLTFETALVALGQAFFSLSVGVSGMITYASYLSKSESLGRSAISVAALNIGVSIMAGLIIFPAVFALGYTPDAGPGLVFIILPAIFDQLFFGQVLIILFFILLLFATLTSSISMLEIVVSIGVKDRYAQRQRVAWIYGSLIFLVGIPSALSFGVLSEPYAFGFTFFDFADILTSRIGLPLGAFFISLFAGYIMTTQQKEEELDGASVWVNLWNILIRYAAPIAIATVFIQGIAAVLVQ; this is encoded by the coding sequence ATGCAACAACGCGAACAATGGACTTCCAAAATCGGTTTTATCCTTGCTGCTGCCGGCAGTGCAATCGGCCTCGGGGCGATTTGGAAATTCCCTTATGAAACAGGCACACACGGAGGAAGTGTTTTTATCCTTCTGTTTATCATCAGCACACTGGCAATCGGACTTCCCGTTTTACTTGCCGAATTCGTAATCGGTCGCCGCGGACAGGCGGATGCAGTAACCAGTTTTAAAAAACTGGCGCCCGGCCACCCTTGGTTTCTGATCGGCTGGTCCGGCTTTTTCTTTTCGTTTATCATTCTATCATTTTACAGTGTCGTCGGCGGATGGATTCTTTCTTACCTCTTCCGCTCGCTGCTGTTTCAATTGTCCGGACTTGGTGATGATGCATACGGTAATCTGTTCACCTCCGTCATTGCCAATCCATGGGAAGTACTGATCGCACAGGCGGCGTTCATGCTTCTGACAATCTGGATTGTCCAGGGCGGCATAAAAGACGGAATTGAACGGGCAAGTAAATTCATGATGCCTGCACTCCTGATTTTTCTGCTGATTCTGATGGTCCGGTCACTGACATTGGATGGCGCATTGGAAGGTGTCCGGTTCATGTTTGTGCCGGATTGGTCCTTCTTAACATTTGAAACGGCTCTTGTTGCGCTCGGACAGGCATTTTTCTCGCTGAGTGTTGGCGTCTCCGGGATGATCACGTATGCCTCGTACTTATCAAAGTCCGAGAGCTTAGGCCGATCTGCCATCAGTGTGGCCGCCCTAAATATCGGCGTGTCGATCATGGCCGGTCTGATTATTTTCCCTGCAGTTTTCGCACTTGGATATACACCTGATGCCGGACCGGGCCTTGTGTTCATCATTCTGCCGGCCATATTTGATCAGCTGTTCTTCGGACAGGTGCTGATCATTCTGTTTTTCATCCTTCTGCTGTTTGCAACGCTCACTTCATCGATTTCCATGCTGGAGATTGTCGTTTCGATTGGTGTAAAAGACAGATATGCCCAGCGACAGCGGGTGGCTTGGATTTATGGATCGCTGATTTTCCTGGTAGGCATTCCAAGTGCTTTGTCATTCGGTGTGCTTTCTGAACCTTATGCATTCGGCTTTACGTTCTTTGATTTTGCTGATATCCTGACAAGCCGGATTGGACTGCCGCTCGGCGCATTTTTCATCTCGCTGTTTGCCGGTTATATTATGACCACGCAACAGAAAGAAGAAGAACTGGATGGCGCTTCTGTGTGGGTCAATCTCTGGAACATCCTGATCCGCTATGCTGCCCCAATTGCAATTGCCACTGTCTTTATTCAAGGAATTGCAGCAGTGCTGGTGCAGTAA
- the pruA gene encoding L-glutamate gamma-semialdehyde dehydrogenase, producing the protein MIPYKHEPFTDFSIEENRKAYEEALKTVEGYLGQDYPLIIGGERVTTDDKIVSYNPAKKDEVVGRVSKANKELAERAMKVADEKFNTWKKVNPEVRADILFKAAAIVRRRKNEFSALLTKEAGKPWNEADADTAEAIDFMEYYGRQMLRLKDGMPMESRPGEFNRYDYIPLGVGVVIPPWNFAFAIMAGTTVAAMVTGNTVLLKPSSSTPVVAYKFIEVMEEAGMPAGVINFIPGSGAEVGDYLVDHPRTRFISFTGSREVGLRIFERSSKVSEGQIWMKRLIAEMGGKNSVVVDNDADLELAAQSIVKSAFGFSGQKCSAGARAIVHQDVYDEVLERSIALTKELVVGDPTDFSNKVGPVVDQAAFDKIMKYIEIGKKEGRLVAGGEGDDSTGYFIQPTIFADVDSKDRIMQEEIFGPVVGFTKAKSFDEAIEMANNTEYGLTGAVITRNREHIEQAREDFHVGNLYFNRNATGAIVGYQSFGGFNMSGTDSKAGGPDYLQLHMQAKVTSETF; encoded by the coding sequence ATGATTCCCTACAAACACGAACCATTTACAGATTTCTCAATCGAGGAAAACCGCAAAGCTTACGAAGAAGCTCTTAAAACGGTGGAAGGTTACCTTGGACAGGATTATCCGTTGATCATCGGGGGAGAACGTGTAACAACTGATGATAAAATCGTTTCTTACAATCCGGCAAAGAAAGATGAAGTGGTCGGACGCGTCTCTAAAGCGAATAAAGAACTTGCTGAACGTGCGATGAAAGTCGCAGATGAAAAGTTCAACACGTGGAAAAAGGTGAATCCGGAAGTTCGTGCAGATATTCTGTTTAAGGCAGCTGCGATCGTACGCCGGCGCAAAAACGAATTTTCAGCACTCTTAACAAAAGAAGCAGGGAAGCCGTGGAATGAAGCGGATGCGGATACGGCAGAAGCAATCGACTTCATGGAATACTACGGCCGCCAGATGCTGCGCCTGAAAGATGGCATGCCGATGGAATCTCGTCCAGGCGAGTTCAATCGCTATGACTACATTCCGCTTGGTGTCGGTGTTGTCATTCCGCCATGGAACTTTGCTTTTGCAATCATGGCAGGTACAACGGTTGCGGCAATGGTGACTGGGAATACAGTACTCCTGAAGCCGTCTTCTTCAACACCGGTTGTAGCTTATAAATTTATTGAAGTTATGGAAGAGGCAGGAATGCCTGCGGGGGTCATCAACTTTATCCCGGGTTCAGGTGCAGAAGTTGGGGATTACCTCGTTGACCATCCAAGAACCCGCTTCATTTCATTCACAGGTTCGCGTGAAGTCGGACTCCGGATTTTTGAACGGTCTTCAAAAGTTTCCGAGGGTCAGATCTGGATGAAGCGTCTGATTGCTGAAATGGGCGGCAAAAATTCAGTGGTTGTTGACAATGACGCAGATTTGGAACTTGCGGCACAGTCAATCGTCAAATCTGCATTCGGGTTCAGCGGTCAGAAATGTTCTGCAGGTGCTCGGGCAATCGTTCACCAGGATGTATATGATGAAGTGCTGGAGCGTTCGATTGCTCTGACTAAAGAACTGGTAGTCGGCGATCCAACCGACTTCAGCAATAAGGTTGGCCCTGTTGTTGACCAGGCTGCATTTGATAAGATTATGAAGTACATCGAAATTGGTAAAAAAGAAGGTCGCCTTGTTGCTGGCGGTGAAGGCGATGATTCAACTGGTTACTTCATCCAGCCGACAATCTTTGCGGACGTTGATTCCAAAGACCGGATCATGCAGGAAGAGATTTTTGGCCCGGTTGTCGGATTTACAAAAGCGAAATCCTTTGACGAAGCGATCGAAATGGCGAACAACACGGAATATGGTCTGACCGGTGCAGTCATCACGAGAAACCGTGAGCACATCGAACAGGCGCGTGAAGATTTCCATGTCGGTAACCTGTATTTCAACCGCAATGCAACAGGTGCTATCGTTGGCTATCAGTCATTCGGCGGATTCAATATGTCCGGTACTGACTCGAAAGCAGGGGGCCCGGATTACCTGCAGCTTCACATGCAGGCAAAAGTCACATCTGAAACGTTTTAA
- the yugI gene encoding S1 domain-containing post-transcriptional regulator GSP13, translating into MKKQYQAGDVVVGKVTGIQPYGAFVALDEETQGLVHISEITYGYVKEVSEFLAIGQEVNVKVLEVDEQANKISLSIRATQEKPPAPRKDSGSRQSLQSRVDERDSEGFNSLRDKMQEWIKKSGQ; encoded by the coding sequence ATGAAAAAACAGTATCAGGCAGGCGATGTGGTTGTCGGGAAAGTTACCGGCATCCAGCCTTACGGAGCATTTGTAGCATTGGACGAGGAAACACAGGGGCTTGTGCATATCTCCGAAATTACTTATGGGTATGTAAAAGAAGTAAGTGAATTTCTGGCGATTGGGCAGGAAGTGAATGTGAAAGTACTGGAAGTTGACGAACAGGCAAATAAAATCAGCCTGTCTATCCGTGCGACTCAGGAAAAGCCACCGGCACCCCGAAAAGACAGCGGTTCACGCCAATCGCTGCAATCCCGGGTCGATGAGCGGGATTCGGAAGGATTTAATTCTCTCCGGGATAAGATGCAGGAATGGATTAAAAAATCCGGACAGTAA
- a CDS encoding ornithine--oxo-acid transaminase, with product MVKTNEVIEQTQKFGANNYHPLPIVIAEAEGVWVKDPEDNKFMDMLSAYSAVNQGHRHPKIIQALKDQADRVTLTSRAFHNDQLGPWYEMICEISGKEMALPMNTGAEAVETAVKAARRWAYDVKGVEEGKAEIIACNGNFHGRTMTAVSLSSEAEYRRGFGPMLPGINLVPYGDAAALREAITPNTAMFLFEPIQGEAGIVIPPEGFLKEAREICRENNVLFVADEIQAGLGRTGKMFACDWEDVKPDMYILGKALGGGVFPISCVVADEDVLGVFNPGSHGSTFGGNPLACAVSIASMEVLVEEKLADRSQELGEYFMGKLKEINHPSVKEVRGRGLFIGMELNEAARPYCEELKELGLLCKETHDTVIRFAPPLIISQEDLDWAIERIRKVFS from the coding sequence ATGGTAAAGACAAATGAAGTAATTGAACAGACGCAAAAATTCGGTGCAAATAATTATCATCCACTGCCGATTGTTATCGCCGAGGCAGAAGGTGTTTGGGTAAAAGACCCGGAAGACAATAAATTCATGGATATGCTTTCTGCCTATTCCGCAGTAAACCAGGGCCACCGCCATCCTAAGATTATTCAGGCACTGAAAGATCAGGCAGATCGCGTGACTTTGACCTCGCGTGCATTCCATAACGACCAGCTTGGCCCTTGGTATGAAATGATCTGTGAAATTTCCGGCAAAGAAATGGCCCTTCCGATGAATACAGGAGCTGAAGCAGTAGAAACTGCTGTCAAGGCGGCGCGGCGCTGGGCGTACGACGTAAAAGGTGTTGAAGAAGGGAAAGCTGAAATTATTGCATGTAACGGCAATTTCCATGGCCGCACAATGACTGCAGTATCGCTTTCTTCAGAGGCGGAATACCGCCGCGGATTCGGACCGATGCTTCCGGGGATCAATCTGGTACCATATGGTGATGCAGCTGCATTACGGGAAGCAATCACTCCGAACACAGCGATGTTCCTGTTTGAACCGATTCAAGGGGAAGCGGGTATTGTCATTCCACCGGAAGGATTTCTGAAAGAAGCACGCGAAATCTGCCGGGAGAATAACGTGTTATTCGTAGCCGATGAAATTCAGGCTGGCCTTGGCCGTACCGGTAAAATGTTCGCCTGTGATTGGGAAGACGTAAAGCCGGATATGTATATTCTCGGGAAGGCGCTTGGAGGCGGAGTATTCCCGATCTCTTGTGTGGTAGCTGATGAGGATGTCCTTGGTGTCTTCAATCCTGGCTCGCATGGTTCCACATTCGGCGGCAATCCGCTCGCTTGTGCTGTATCCATCGCTTCAATGGAAGTGCTTGTAGAGGAAAAACTGGCTGACCGTTCTCAGGAACTCGGCGAATACTTCATGGGGAAACTGAAAGAGATCAATCATCCTTCAGTTAAAGAAGTGCGTGGACGCGGACTCTTTATCGGTATGGAATTGAATGAAGCGGCAAGACCCTATTGCGAAGAACTGAAAGAGTTGGGCCTGCTTTGCAAAGAAACACACGATACAGTTATTCGTTTTGCACCTCCGCTTATTATTTCCCAGGAAGATCTCGACTGGGCCATTGAGCGCATCCGAAAAGTCTTTTCCTGA
- a CDS encoding helix-turn-helix domain-containing protein — protein sequence MKDNLHTQLQLARKERNMSLEDLSLKSRVGVARLQAYESGQDVPSAQTLLKLSNALEIPVFNLLDGVEMEEKPKTESV from the coding sequence ATGAAAGACAACCTGCACACACAGCTCCAATTGGCCAGAAAAGAGCGGAATATGTCACTGGAAGATTTGTCATTGAAGTCCCGAGTAGGCGTTGCCCGCCTCCAAGCTTATGAATCCGGTCAGGATGTGCCTTCTGCACAGACCCTGCTGAAACTTTCGAATGCACTTGAAATTCCAGTCTTTAATCTATTAGATGGCGTAGAAATGGAAGAAAAGCCTAAAACCGAATCTGTTTAA